CCGTGCCTGCCCGGGACCTCTACGATGCCCAGCGGATCGTCAAGAACCTTGAGCGCACCGGCACCACCGCCCCCGCGGACGAGTGCATCACCCCGTCCCCGACGCCCGCTACCCCCGGTGCGACAGCGACTCCGGGTGACACGGCGAGCCCTGGCGTGGCCGGGACTGCCACACCATCGCCGTCGGCGACGGCGCCGATCTGCGAGGTGGCCAAATGACACCCATCGATCCGACCCCCAAGCCGCGGCGGAATATCGAACTTGTCCTGCTGGTCCTGGCCCTCGCCGTCGGCATTGGCGCCAACGCCCTGGTCGGCGTGGACCGGCAGAAGGCCTTCGACACCGACTTCTGGTTCCAGTCGAGCCTGCTCGCCGCCGCCGCCCTGGCATTTCACATCGTGCTGCGCATCCGGGCGAAATATGCCGATCCAGTAATTCTTCCGCTGGTGGTGGCTCTCAATGGTCTGGGCCTCGCCATGATTCACCGGTTGGACCGGGTCGGGGAGGACACGGGCAACAACCAGTTGCGGTGGACCCTCGTGGCCATGGCTGTTTCCATCGCCGTCATCTGGTTTCTCAAGGACCACCGGGTCCTTCGGCGTTTCACGTACATCTCGCTGGCCGTCAGTGCGGTCCTGCTGATCCTGCCGCTGGTTCCCGGCATTTCCGCCGGTGAAATCCTCGGCGCGCGGGTGTGGATCAAGTTCGGGTCGATGACCTTCCAGCCGGGTGAAATTGCCAAGATCACGCTCGCTATATTCTTTGCCGGGTATCTTTCCTCCAACCGGGATCTTATTCTGCTCGCCGGCCGGAAGGTCGGGCCCATCCAGTTCCCGCGGTTCAAGGACATGGGCCCCATGCTCGCCGCCTGGCTCGTGAGCATCGGGGTGCTGATCTTCCAGCGGGACCTGGGCTCCTCGATCCTGTTCTTCGGCCTCTTCCTCGTGATGATTTATGTCGCCACGAGCCGCATCAGCTGGGTGATCATCGGCGTCGGGCTCATGGCTGCCGGCGGCTTCGTTGCCTCCAAGGCCTTCTCCCACGTCGCCCTGCGGATTGACGGCTGGATTAACGCCTTCACCGACGAGGTCTACGGACGGGAATTCGGCGGCAGTCTGCAAATCGTGGAAGGACTGTTCGGCATGGCCAACGGCGGACTTGTGGGAACCGGCCTCGGCCAGGGTCGCCCCAATCTGGTGCCGTTCGCCAACAGCGACATGATCATTGCCTCCTTCGGCGAGGAACTGGGGCTCATTGGCCTCTTCGCGATCGTCCTGATGTACCTGCTGCTCTTCACCCGCGGCTTCCGTGCCGCGCTCGGCACCCGCGACGCGTTCGGAAAGCTGCTGGCCACCGGGCTCTCCTTCGCCATCGCGCTGCAGTGCTTCGTGGTGATCGGCGGTGTCACCCGGCTCATTCCCCTCACCGGTCTCACTACGCCGTTCCTGGCCGCAGGCGGCTCGTCCCTGCTGGCCAACTGGATCATTGTCGGGCTGTTGCTGATGATCTCTCACACCGCGCGCGGCCCGGTGGACACAACACCGCTGGCCCCCGGCGAACAACCCGATCCACAGAAAGTCATTCCTGCCATGCCTTCCAAGCCGGCCGCCGTCTCCGGCACCGGACGAAACAGTCCGGATGCCCCCACCGAGACGGTGAAGCTGTGAACCAGGCCATTCGCAATTCCTGGATCGCCGCGATCGCGATGTTCGTGCTGATTTTTGGTGCCCTTAGCTACGTCCAGGTGGTCGGCGCGGACGAACTCGAGGCCAACGCCTGGAACAAGCGCACGCTCCTGCAGAACTACTGCAACGACCGCGGCGCGATCATCGTTGGTGGCACCCCGGTGGCGGAGTCCGTCGCTGCCGACGAGAGCTGCAAGTTCCAGCGCACGTACACGCAGCCGGAGCCTTACGCCGGGATCACCGGCTATTTCTCCAGGAGCTTCGGCGTGACCGGGCTGGAGAAGACGATGAACAAGGAGCTCGCGGGCAGCTCGGACCAGCAGTTCCTGGACCGTGTCGGCCAGCTCTTCCTGGGCAACCAGCCCAAGGGCGCCTCCGTGGAGCTCACGCTGGATCCCAAGATCCAGAAGCTCGCCTTCGACCTCATCCCGGATGGCCAGCGCGGATCGATCGTGGTGACAAATCCTAAAACCGGCGCGATTATTGCCATGGTTTCCAAGCCCTCCTACGACCCCAACCTGATCGCCACGCAGGATCCGGCGGCCGAGGCCGCCAACTTCGCCGAGCTGAACAAGGTCCCCGGAATCAACCTGAACCAGAATGTCAGCGGACCCACCGGGGCACTGCTGGCACCGGGCTCAGTCTTCAAACTCATTGACACGGCCGCTGCCCTTAACTCGGGAAAGTACAACAAGGACAGCGTCCTGCCCAACCCGGCGGAGATGTCCTTCCCCGGCATCCAGTACAAGCTGCCCAACTACGCCGGCGGCAACTGCTACACCCGCGATACGGCGACTTTTGCCTTCGCGCTGCAGCAGTCCTGCAACACTCCGTTCGCCAGCATCGCGCTGGATCTGGGGCAGAAGGCCATTGCCGACCAAGCGGAGAAATTCGGCTTCGGGCAGGACTTTGGCGACCAGCTGAAGCTGGACTCCGCCCCGAGTTTCTTCCCGACCGAAAAGCTCGATGATGCCAGCCTGGCGCAGTCGTCGATCGGCCAGCGCGACGTCCGGGCCACCCCGCTGCAGATCAACCAGATGACGGCCGCCATCGCCAACGGCGGAGTGCAGATGCAGCCGAACCTGATCAAAGCCGTGCGCTCCCCGGACCTGCGGCCGATCAGCGAGCCGAAGCCCCAGGTGCTGCGGACCTCCACCACGGCGGACATCGCCCGGCAGATCAACGAGTGGATGGTCAGTGTCGTCAGCGACGGCATCGCCCGGGGTGCGGCCGTGCCCGGCGTCAAGGTCGCCGGGAAGACCGGCACCGCGGAACTCGGCAACGGCCTGAACAACTCATGGTTTACCGGGTTTGCCCCGGCGAATGACCCGCAGGTGGCTGTCACTATCGTCGTGGAAGGCGTAGACATCACCACCGGCGCAAAGCTAACCAGTCCGAACGCGAAGAAGATCTTTGAGGCGGTGTTGAATAAGTGAGGCCTTCATCAGGAATCACCCTCGGCGGCAGATTCCAGCTGACGACGCGTATTGCGATCGGCGGCATGGGAGAAGTCTGGAAAGCCAAAGACCTGATCCTTGGCCGCATCGTCGCCATCAAGGTGCTCAAGGAGGAGTACACGGGCGATCCGGGCTTCCTCCAGCGGTTCCGGGCCGAGGCCCGCCACACTGCGCTCCTGAACCATGTGGGCATCGCCAATGTCTTTGACTATGGCGAGGAAGAAGGCTCCGCCTACCTCGTGATGGAGTTGGTCCCGGGCCAGCCGCTGAGCAGCATCATCGAGCATGAACAGGTGCTGTCCCCGGACCGCACCCTGTCCATGATCGCCCAGACGGCGCGCGCCCTCTCGGTGGCCCATGCCCAGGGCCTGGTCCACCGCGACATCAAGCCGGGCAACCTGCTGATCACCCCGGACGGCCGCGTCAAGGTCACGGACTTCGGCATCGCCCGCCTCGCGGACCAGGTCCCGCTCACCCAGACCGGGCAGGTGATGGGAACCGCCCAGTACCTGGCACCTGAGCAGGCTACCGGGCAGCTGGCCACCGGTGCCTCGGACATCTACGCCCTCGGCGTGATCGGCTACGAGTGCCTCACTGGACGCCGCCCCTTCTCCGGCGAATCGCAGATCGCCATCGCGCTGGCCCAGGTCAATGACGCGCCGCCGCCGCTGCCGGAGACCCTGCCGAAGCCGGTCCGCGCCCTGCTGATGTCCATGCTCGCCAAGGACCCCAAGAACCGCCCGGCCGATGCCCTCAAACTGTCCGAGGCCGCCGAAGCCATCCGTAACGGCGACATCGCCGCTGCACACGCCGCGGTTCCGGGCATGCTCCTGTTCGAGGCAGCAACCGGACCGATCACGGCCCCGGTGGACATTC
This DNA window, taken from Pseudarthrobacter sp. ATCC 49987, encodes the following:
- a CDS encoding FtsW/RodA/SpoVE family cell cycle protein, with the translated sequence MTPIDPTPKPRRNIELVLLVLALAVGIGANALVGVDRQKAFDTDFWFQSSLLAAAALAFHIVLRIRAKYADPVILPLVVALNGLGLAMIHRLDRVGEDTGNNQLRWTLVAMAVSIAVIWFLKDHRVLRRFTYISLAVSAVLLILPLVPGISAGEILGARVWIKFGSMTFQPGEIAKITLAIFFAGYLSSNRDLILLAGRKVGPIQFPRFKDMGPMLAAWLVSIGVLIFQRDLGSSILFFGLFLVMIYVATSRISWVIIGVGLMAAGGFVASKAFSHVALRIDGWINAFTDEVYGREFGGSLQIVEGLFGMANGGLVGTGLGQGRPNLVPFANSDMIIASFGEELGLIGLFAIVLMYLLLFTRGFRAALGTRDAFGKLLATGLSFAIALQCFVVIGGVTRLIPLTGLTTPFLAAGGSSLLANWIIVGLLLMISHTARGPVDTTPLAPGEQPDPQKVIPAMPSKPAAVSGTGRNSPDAPTETVKL
- a CDS encoding peptidoglycan D,D-transpeptidase FtsI family protein translates to MNQAIRNSWIAAIAMFVLIFGALSYVQVVGADELEANAWNKRTLLQNYCNDRGAIIVGGTPVAESVAADESCKFQRTYTQPEPYAGITGYFSRSFGVTGLEKTMNKELAGSSDQQFLDRVGQLFLGNQPKGASVELTLDPKIQKLAFDLIPDGQRGSIVVTNPKTGAIIAMVSKPSYDPNLIATQDPAAEAANFAELNKVPGINLNQNVSGPTGALLAPGSVFKLIDTAAALNSGKYNKDSVLPNPAEMSFPGIQYKLPNYAGGNCYTRDTATFAFALQQSCNTPFASIALDLGQKAIADQAEKFGFGQDFGDQLKLDSAPSFFPTEKLDDASLAQSSIGQRDVRATPLQINQMTAAIANGGVQMQPNLIKAVRSPDLRPISEPKPQVLRTSTTADIARQINEWMVSVVSDGIARGAAVPGVKVAGKTGTAELGNGLNNSWFTGFAPANDPQVAVTIVVEGVDITTGAKLTSPNAKKIFEAVLNK